In the Acidovorax sp. A79 genome, one interval contains:
- a CDS encoding MBL fold metallo-hydrolase, translating into MSTVKTFASAADLEVKKVSFDKLSDHAYAYTAEGDPNTGIIIGDDAVMVIDTQATPVMAQDVIRRIREVTDKPIKYVLLSHYHAVRVLGASAYGAEHIIASEDTRDLIVERGQFDKDSEIGRFPRLFQNVESVPEGLTWPTMTFNKKMTLWLGSVEVQILQLGRGHTKGDTVAWLPQEKILFSGDLVEFDATPYAGDAYFQDWPQTLDNLAALKPEKLVPGRGAALQTPEQVQAGLAGTRAFISDLYDSVKASAAQGEDLRKVYEATFAKLQPKYGHWVIFNHCMPFDVTRAYDEATQYPDPRIWTAERDVAMWKALEG; encoded by the coding sequence AAACCTTTGCCTCCGCCGCCGACCTCGAAGTGAAGAAGGTGAGCTTCGACAAGCTCTCCGACCACGCCTATGCCTACACCGCCGAGGGCGACCCCAACACCGGCATCATCATTGGCGACGACGCCGTGATGGTCATCGACACGCAAGCCACGCCGGTGATGGCGCAGGACGTGATCCGCCGCATCCGCGAAGTCACCGACAAGCCCATCAAGTACGTGCTGCTCTCCCACTACCACGCCGTGCGCGTGCTGGGTGCCAGCGCCTACGGCGCCGAGCACATCATCGCCAGCGAAGACACGCGCGACCTGATCGTGGAGCGCGGCCAGTTCGACAAGGACAGCGAGATCGGCCGCTTTCCGCGCCTGTTCCAGAACGTGGAGAGCGTGCCCGAGGGCCTGACCTGGCCGACCATGACCTTCAACAAGAAGATGACCTTGTGGCTGGGCAGCGTGGAAGTGCAGATCCTGCAACTGGGCCGGGGCCACACCAAGGGCGACACGGTGGCCTGGCTGCCGCAGGAAAAAATCCTCTTTTCCGGAGACCTGGTGGAGTTCGACGCCACGCCGTATGCGGGCGATGCGTACTTCCAGGACTGGCCGCAGACCCTGGACAACCTAGCCGCCCTGAAGCCCGAGAAGCTGGTGCCCGGCCGGGGCGCCGCGCTCCAGACGCCCGAGCAGGTGCAGGCGGGTCTGGCGGGCACGCGCGCCTTCATCAGCGACCTGTACGACAGCGTAAAGGCCAGTGCAGCCCAGGGCGAAGACCTGCGCAAGGTGTATGAGGCTACGTTCGCGAAGCTGCAGCCCAAGTACGGCCACTGGGTGATCTTCAACCACTGCATGCCGTTCGACGTGACCCGCGCGTATGACGAGGCCACGCAGTACCCCGACCCGCGCATCTGGACGGCCGAACGAGACGTTGCCATGTGGAAAGCGCTGGAAGGCTGA
- a CDS encoding FAD-dependent oxidoreductase, with the protein MNPRDIPAEAFHASGPDVQAIDFGYVRSPDQDSAAPAPHPIVVVGAGPVGLSLAIDLAQRGQRVVVLDNDHKLSIGSRAICFAKRTLEIWDRLGVGQRMVDKGVSWNVGKVFLKDEQLYEFNLLPEEGHERPAFINLQQYYAEAYLVERALQLPGIDIRWHNKVTAVAARNDGALLSIDTPEGPYQVDAQWVAACDGSRSPLRQMMGLESKGRIFQDRFLIADVKLAGDADFPTERWFWFDPPFHPGQSVLLHRQPDNVWRIDFQLGWDADPEEEKKPGNIIPRVQALLGADAQFELDWASVYTFACLRMDQFVHGRVVFAGDSAHGVSPFGARGANSGVQDAENLAWKLDWVLKGRVGPALLATYGPEREYAADENLCNSTRATDFITPKSEVSRLFRDAALHLAREHAFARRIVNSGRLSVPATLHQSPLNTPDADTFAGTQVPGAVLLDAPLTKQGRPTWLLRELGPDFTLLVFGPAPTWARDLAHVRVLQIGIDVIDHQALAAQRLDAQPRTVYLVRPDQHVCARWRTPTEAAVRAALAHATAPAP; encoded by the coding sequence ATGAACCCCAGAGACATTCCTGCCGAGGCGTTCCACGCGAGCGGCCCGGACGTGCAGGCCATCGATTTCGGCTACGTGCGCTCGCCCGACCAGGACAGCGCCGCGCCCGCGCCGCACCCCATCGTGGTCGTGGGCGCGGGCCCCGTGGGCCTGTCGCTCGCCATCGACCTGGCCCAGCGCGGCCAGCGCGTGGTGGTGCTGGACAACGACCACAAGCTCTCCATCGGCTCGCGCGCCATCTGCTTCGCCAAGCGCACGCTCGAAATCTGGGACCGCCTGGGCGTGGGCCAGCGCATGGTAGACAAGGGCGTGTCGTGGAACGTGGGCAAGGTGTTCCTCAAGGACGAGCAGCTCTACGAATTCAACCTGCTGCCCGAAGAAGGCCACGAGCGCCCCGCGTTCATCAACCTGCAGCAGTACTACGCCGAGGCCTACCTGGTGGAGCGCGCGCTGCAGCTGCCCGGCATCGACATCCGCTGGCACAACAAGGTGACCGCCGTGGCCGCACGCAACGACGGCGCCCTGCTCAGCATCGACACGCCCGAAGGCCCCTACCAGGTGGATGCGCAATGGGTGGCCGCCTGCGACGGCTCGCGTTCGCCCCTGCGCCAGATGATGGGACTGGAAAGCAAGGGCCGCATCTTCCAGGACCGGTTCCTGATCGCCGACGTGAAGCTGGCGGGCGATGCGGACTTCCCGACCGAGCGCTGGTTCTGGTTCGACCCGCCCTTTCACCCCGGCCAAAGCGTGCTGCTGCACCGCCAGCCGGACAACGTGTGGCGCATCGACTTCCAGTTGGGCTGGGACGCCGACCCGGAAGAAGAAAAGAAGCCCGGGAACATCATCCCGCGCGTGCAGGCGCTGCTGGGCGCGGATGCGCAGTTCGAGCTGGACTGGGCGAGTGTCTACACCTTTGCCTGCCTGCGCATGGACCAGTTCGTGCACGGCCGCGTGGTCTTCGCGGGCGACAGCGCGCATGGCGTCTCGCCCTTTGGCGCACGCGGCGCCAACAGCGGCGTGCAGGATGCCGAGAACCTGGCCTGGAAGCTGGACTGGGTGCTCAAGGGCCGGGTGGGCCCTGCCCTGCTGGCCACCTACGGGCCCGAGCGCGAATACGCGGCGGACGAGAACCTGTGCAACTCCACGCGCGCCACCGACTTCATCACGCCCAAGAGCGAGGTGAGCCGCCTGTTCCGCGATGCCGCGCTGCACCTGGCGCGCGAGCATGCGTTTGCGCGCCGCATCGTCAACAGCGGACGCCTGTCGGTGCCGGCCACGCTGCACCAGTCGCCGCTGAACACGCCAGACGCCGACACCTTCGCGGGCACGCAGGTGCCCGGTGCGGTGCTGCTCGACGCTCCCCTGACAAAACAGGGCCGCCCCACGTGGCTGCTGCGCGAGCTGGGGCCGGACTTCACGCTGCTGGTGTTTGGCCCCGCCCCCACCTGGGCCCGGGACCTGGCCCATGTGCGGGTGCTGCAGATCGGCATCGACGTGATCGACCACCAGGCGCTGGCCGCGCAGCGGCTCGATGCCCAGCCACGCACCGTGTACCTCGTGCGCCCCGACCAGCATGTGTGCGCACGTTGGCGCACCCCCACCGAAGCGGCGGTGCGTGCCGCCCTGGCCCACGCCACGGCGCCGGCCCCCTGA
- a CDS encoding DUF2783 domain-containing protein, whose protein sequence is MMLNTQPHLQACDDFYEALIAAHQGLSTPESHAMNARLVLLLANHIGDQATLLHALQLARGAAMPLADRRATQAITPVVPTHALAA, encoded by the coding sequence ATCATGCTCAACACCCAGCCCCACCTGCAGGCCTGCGACGATTTTTACGAGGCGCTGATCGCTGCGCACCAGGGCCTGTCCACGCCCGAGAGCCACGCCATGAACGCCCGCCTCGTGCTGCTGCTGGCCAACCACATCGGCGACCAGGCCACGCTGCTGCATGCCCTGCAGCTGGCGCGCGGCGCCGCGATGCCACTGGCAGACCGGCGCGCCACCCAGGCCATCACGCCCGTGGTGCCCACGCACGCCCTGGCGGCCTAG